Part of the Nothobranchius furzeri strain GRZ-AD chromosome 2, NfurGRZ-RIMD1, whole genome shotgun sequence genome, gcttcggaccggccatccggagcaaaaccgctttaacccagagcatcttttgacaagccacCAGAGAAGGGACATTCCACATGCCAAGAGCTAGTTTGTGTTGCCAAGGATCACACCACCAAGGTCCCCGCTCTCGGCTACCACCCGTCAGACACAGCACTCGACCCCTTTGACCCCTCCCACAaccggtgagcccatgggaagggtacCCACGTTTCCTTTTCGGGCTATGCCTGGCTCCAGAGAGGGACCCCGGTGACCCGTGTCTGAGTGAGAGAACACTGCTTCCATATTTATTGGCTACTCTTTAAACTATGAACATTATATCTGCATTTAAGTGtggtttaaaaatgttatttacacttttaacACCACCGAATCATACTGTGACATATTTTCTGTTACTTTTGGATGCAGTAATCTCTACCATAGACCAAGCCAACTGGTGCATGAGCACTGGACCCAATAGGGTAGAATTTCATCTGCCCTCCCCTCCAAGTACGACAGGCCCCGTCACTAGGCCGTTTTAAGTCGGCGCTGAAGACCTATTTTTATCACCTTACCTTTGGTTATTAACCTACTTTTACAATATCTTATGACTGATTGCCTTTGGCGTTTTATTCTTGCTTTCCCCACTTTTATTTTCTCTTATTTTTAGTAACAATGGCGCTTTTATtgatctatttttaatcttatttttaGGTTGTTTGATTTTAGTTCTGTTTTTACGGAGCTCCTCTGTTCTCTGCTGTAcaacactttggtcagctgtcatgctgtttttaaatgtgctctatacataaacatggtatggtatggtatggtatggtatggaatggtatgatatgatatggtatggaatgatatggtatgatatggtatggtatggtatggtatggtatggtatgatatggtatggtatgatatggtatggtatggtatggaatggtatggtatctCAGGTCACGACAGAACCAAAAATTCTCCACAGTTCACCGTCCTGTGCTtttgtagagcagctgagtacacttCGTGGAGTTTTTATAAGAAAAACTGGAAAATGATGCaatgtggcatcagagacttTTGAACACTCTCCTGCATGTcaaaagtggatttttttttactataataACGGATTATTACAACCTTAAATCAGCAAAGGTTGGACTGAATAATTATTTTTGACTTCCTGAAATTAGCTTAGTTTATTTTTCATGCTGAATTTGCATATATTGGTGATTATTAAGCATATTTGCAACAATTATGCTGTTACCGGTCTGTTGGTGTGACGCATAAAAATGGTGATTTGGTGTTCCCTGGTGGTTATATGTAGATAGTGCATCTGAATTCAGCCTAGTCGTCCAAAAAGCTAATTTCAGACTTAGTTATTAGAATTTTGAGTGATGAGACTATTTTTAATGGAATCATAATGTGAAGACTTTTCTAATCCGTGTTTCTCCTGAaaaccttttgtttttgactagaaatataataataaaattaaatatttactactttgacacattttattttaacgtttttttgagtgtttttatatacattttttctgcctgcttgaatTTTGCTGTTTGTTTGAAAAACCAGGAAAGTGACTTGAAATTACaaattttttaaagattttttattatttttgtcaaataaaccataattttatttatttgcccATAAACCATAATTTTGTAAGGAAGCTAATagataagaaacatgttaatagtACTTGTATATTAAAAACCTCATTATTCATGTGCACCTTCTCATAAATGGTCATGCAAATCTCGGCTAGCATCCTCTTTTCAGGACATCACTTGTTAAATTGCGCCTcaccaaaaacataaaataataaatggcACCAGCCACCGCTGCACAGGAGACTTCAACCTTTCAACTTTGGGAATATTTTAGAAACATTAGACATATTCCCACACAGGAAACTTCAACTGCTACCTAGGTGGAAATGGTTGTTGTCACTCAGTGcgcttacatgcagccagtaacccttttaaaaccagaatattcacaataacccggttccgcaggtccatgtaaacaccgccaaaaacccggatgtgctcataaccgggtttttaaaaacccggttactacacctggggtaacccttttctaacccgaatgtttggtcgtgtaaacgcataccgggatatccccatcaaagcgtgtcttCTTCGCATGCTCTGTTTGcaaagaatcttggtcttttgagtagcgagacgtcttgtacgcgccagaacaccggaagtaaacaacaagttgggggcaaaatggcgagtcgcgacacagcaccacactttgagtgacgaggaaactagagcgcaaacaaacgcggtcactatctcttccaaactgggaaacatgttgtcgtTTTCatggataccagaacaagaagaaccggaaatgacgcatattgcgtctggacgtagtccatacgtcctgacgctaccccaacgtccgcatttacatcgggttatgcaagttagaggtaactctttttatttatgcttgtaaacgggttattctgatcaactcagaaacccgaatcccgaccttaacccgatcataacccggatattggctgcatgtaaacgtactcactgGTCGTGCTTCTGCTGTGTGCCTTCAGTTTTGTTTTTATCCATGCAGGTTACGctattgtctttttgttttttataggCAGTGTTGGAGACATTTTGCAGGAGGTTAACTGGGATTAATAGTAAAACTGGTTAATCCCTGCAACCCATGGAcgcaattttcactttagaactgggggggggggggggggacacgggggggggggatctttacagtatgttctaatgggaaacaggtttcaacacaaacggttgttttctgcttggtcctagagctcaactagtgtcaatttaatatagcgtaatattgtttttggatggtaaaaagtgcaggggtcaaaacttgactttggaaaacgtggggggggaggggggcatgtccccccgtcctcccccaaaattacgtccatgctgcaACCCCAGTATAATGCGGTTCCTTTCTACTCCTGGAAATGTCTTGTTACAAAATCTGCAGAAATCATTGGACAGCTACTTTTTGCAGGAGGAGTTAAACATAATGTGTCATTTTAAAAACAAGCTGGACCTGGTATTTAGAGTTAGAGTAGTAGTAGTCAAAGATAGCTTTTAAGCAGCAAAATGTTATTATTATGCACTTCTGAAAATTGCCTTTTTTTAAATTAGTCTGAGCTATTTCATTTTGTCTACGACTCACTAAAGATTTTTATTGAAGCAACTCACTCTGGATTCAAGAGGGATGGACCCAGCATTTCTCATCAACAAGAGTACGGAGAGTACTTCTTGTCTAATAGTACTAAACCCTTCAGCACTACGttcatttttatatttgttcATTGGAAGTATGGTATCTATTCTTACAGTGAGTGGCAACCTTCTGGTGACGACCTCTGTCATTTACTTCAAACAGCTTCACACACCTACAAACTATCTCATCCTCTCTCTGGCTGTGGCTGatctgcttgttggtgctttgatTTCATTGTTTAATATGACACTGAACGTACAGCTGGGCTCTCAGTCAGGGGATTTCTTCTGTAAAGCGCGAAGGAGCCTTGATATTTCTCTTATGTCGTCATCAATTCTTAACATGTGCTGCATTTCTGTTGACAGATATTTTGCAATATGTCACCCTCTAACTTATAAAACAAAAGTAACCGTTACTGTAGTTTCATTAATGATCCTGTTTTCCTGGACTGTTTCAGTCCTCTCTGGATTTGGAATTATATTTGGAGGACTTAAAAATACTGTCTGTGATGCAAGGTGCTTCTTATTTCGCATTCCACTGTCAAATGTAATTGGTACAGCTGTTTCATTTTACTTACCAGTGATTATAATGTTTATTATCTACCTTAGGATTTTCTTTGTTGCACAGAAACAAGCAAATAGCATCCAGAACCTAACTTGTCAGAGCAAAAAGTCTGGAGCAATAGCCAGTAAAATGGAAAGAAAGGCCACTAAAACTCTGGCCATTGTCATGGGAGTTTTCCTTTTCTGTTGGACCCCGTTCTTTCTCTCCATAACTGTCAAACAAGTGACAAATGCAGTTCCATTGATACTGATTGAAACTGTAGTTTGGCTTGGACGGTGTAATTCTATGCTTAATCCATTTGTTTATGGGTGTTTTTATAGCTGGTTTCGATCAGCGTTCAAGCTGATCATCTCTGGAAAAATAGtcaatagcaatttaaaaaatgctAAACTGTCATAAATGTGTGGTGAATAAATATGTCTTGAATTATTTTCAGAAAGGTGTATATGAAGAATATTCAGTAAAATATAGGCTCTTAGTTCATAATGACTTGCTGCATTACAGTAACTTTGTTCCTTaaacttttaaattaaaaacttgtttttttaaaggaTTTATTCAGATCCTTTGTTTCAGGTAGAAGGTTTaaatatgtgcatgtttgtgcagTCACTGTGCATGACACCATACTACACCAAACACCTATAAAACACAGTACAGTAAAATACAACATGCAATAATATCAAATGGACATCAGATGCCACcctaatatccatccatccatttttatatttttgttatgTTTTAAACAACTTAGTACTTGCAAATTTTATTAGATTATGAACTATAGGTAGAGGCTTTATATAAGCCGAATTAGGCTTTTTTGCCCCCTCCTGCACTGTATtgtttttaatatatatttgttCTCATTTTTTTGATGTATATTTCATTGTGCAAACAAATAAatttcaaataaaaaattttctgaacccgcttgtccatgcgggggggggggggggggtggggggggggcggctggaacctatctccagcggtcaatgggtaatcaggcagggtacacccaggacagaaagccagtccatcgcagggcaacacacacacacacacacacacacacacacacacacacacacacacacacacacacacacacacacacacacacacacacacacacacacacacacacacacacacacacacaccaattaacctaacagtcatgtttcatggactgtgggaggatgccggagtacccggagagaactcatgcatgcacagggagaacatgcaaactccatgcagaaagaccccaggctgggaagtgaacccaggaccttcttgatgcaaggcaacagctctaaccactgcgcagcccacaaCCTAATATTTCACATACAATCTATTCTACAGGTGAAACTCCACAAATTACATTATGGTGAAATaattcatttatgtcagtaatccagctcagactgagagaccatctaaagcagggctattcaattccgggcctcaagAGCAGATATCCAGCCAGTTTTAGTaagttctctggtccaacacacttgattcagtggttgaataacCTTGGAAGCAACTCTTCaccctctgcagaagcttgttgatcacctgctgactgaaatcaggtgtgttgaagcagggttgaaactaaaatgtgctggatactggaCCTCAATGTGGGGAATTTTGTAGCCCTGATCTACAGGCTTAGGAACCTTTtgtaggtgttctggattcattagcttattagagtgtgacactttgagtcaggAATATTGAACTTTTTCACAATTCTGTAAGTGTCTTGAGATTTTGAAGGTGGTgttttcataaactgtaagccaaaTTGCATTATAACAAAAAAAAAGGCTGAAAAATATGGTTTTGCATGGAACGAGTCTATCTCATATATTTGTTTCACCtttgaattactgaaaaaaataGACTGTTGAAATATCCTAATTTTTTAAGTTTCACTTGTACATACACAAGTTTGATAAAGAATTACCACTGATATGCAGGGTTGAATTTACAGGGGAGCTGAAGGGAGCCCGGCTCCCCTGTAAGAGTGACGTCCAGCGAATAAGACAAGTTGTCAAACCAAAAGTCGTCAGAAAAAAAGTTGTCAACCCAAAACAGTGGATTGCCCTGGGGggtccacaaccagcagccagcaaagTCCTGGGAGAAAACAGCGGCAAGCGGACAggactgcccgcagcctccctccCACTCCTAagctggccgagcccggaacccagcaacccgggacccaggggcaaccaaccccgccggggacccaacagagcccagggacacagatcccaccaggcagccactgggatcaaTCAGatcgatgccaaaaatcttaagcccCCTGACACGTGACGGAAGCTGCGAACACGCAGGCAGACCGAGGCACCACACTcagcaccaaatgtggcaggggtagGGCAGTCGTTTAAAGTCTATTCTGCTTTTATACGTTCCGGGTTCCAGAACTAATGGCTTGGTTTCTGCTAGTAGATAGTGGCTGTACCACTGTTTAGATGACGGTACAGATTTgtctatttaaatatccattcatcattttacaagcacagagagccgcatcagccgacccctggtatagcctataaaattacatgttttctccaggaacagagaggacacaaactcactgcatctcttttattgtgaggtaataatttctccgagttttgcggttgcgggcgggagtagacatgcaaactgcgggcgcgggcgggagtgtaacacacacgttgcggttgcgggcggtaatggtcagaaattcagaggGAGCGGGcaagagcgggatgaagaaaacagtcccgctctACTGGGTGGGTCAATTTGCGGCCCTTTTCTGAATATACGTGGTGGCTCTACTTTCTAGCTATagagtttgtatgggggcagacaGGAAACAGATTTTCTTGGAGTTTTTCGGAGGTTGGCAAACAACTTTTGCAGTTACCCCACCTTCTGGAATGGAGTGTGGGCCGGGCATTGCAGTTGCTTAAAAAtgacatttctttttattttaccgTCTTTTTCCTGCCGCCAAGTCTTACAGACGTTGATGTTTGATCAATCCCTTGTCAAAAGGCATCTCTCCACTTATACCTTTTGCTGATTCGAAGCTTTTAAGCGActtggcttcttcagttttgctactTCTACCAGTGGAGAGTAAACCGAGGCTCAGTCAATCGGAGTCGAGCCGAAGCACGCTAGCGGAGAGATGCCTAAAGTTATGCCGTTGAATCAATGTTGACATCTGACGTTGACTGACATCAGTTTTGCACCCTCAATTAATGTTGATTCAATGTTGAAATCCTTATTAACCCTTTAAAACCTGCAATTATAAGGGTCCGCCTGGTGATTTGTCTTTTTCTTTCAATAAATATGTTTGACAATGTCCTCTTTGaactaaaatgttctttttttcagGAGAAGTTTAACTTTTAATATCTGTAAAGAATAGTACATTAGTATCTTTAAAAAGTTCTAACAGTgtcatataaaaaaaataaaacaaaaaactgaTTTGAGTATAACATGTAAATGTATTGATCAAACATTCTGAGATGGCAGAAAAATCCTGTcaagttttagttttttttattgttttaatatttttttttgtttttgcttggcAGTGTGACTCAGACTTGGTTTCAAAGAAATAAGTAGAGCAAtatgcctgcctctaatactagaTACACGTGTATAAAACTATTTACAAAAGCTCTTCATTAGAACTACCCGCTATGTGCTCTGTAAAACAGTTCCTATCTAGCTGTAAACAAAGCCCAATTTTACACTCCTTACACATCCAGTGAGTGTCTTTTTGCACAGTTTGCACCTTTTTCTCCCCTGGCTagctctgtttttctgtgtacaGTGTTTGTTTGTAGCAACTGATCAGAGGTATCTACTCCATCCATCTCTAGAAGCAGAAGTATATCAGATATATACTATGTTTAGTATTAgcagtaataaaaaaataaaagctgtcAAGATATTGTATCCTAATACAGGTGGTGATGCATGTACAGAGTAGAGGAACTAATATAGGATATAGGTTACTCTCTGTTTAATAATGACAGTAGAAAACGTCATTAGATCTCAAATGAACTCTTTAATGTAATTGTAGGTAAAGTAGCCATATTCTAAGTTGGTCCTGAACATTACCAAATGATGTTCCATTTCTAAATATCGCTGGCAACAATAGTTTTGTGTTGATATTTTATGAAATCTCCCAATCATGGAGAGGGGGGAGGTtctaaaatattcagaatgtgggTGAATAATTTATTTGACCTATTTTGGCCAATTATGACACTTTCTTATGGCTCCATTACACATCATTTCAGTACCAGCTTTGGCCACAATCTTACATATGGCTCCTTTAAATGATTAAACAAGGAAAGGTATGGTTGCATTTAGGCCTACATGTGGATGTTATGTAGACTATTCTAAGTGATCAATTGGTGATAGCATGAATGTTTGTCTCCAACTCTGTGTAGATCCATAAAGGCCAATAATTTTCCTTTTTGTCGTTTTTCCAACACAATGGCATATAGCCATTGGAATAATGTGAGCAAGAGAGCGGTCTACAGTAAAGAGTCAATACCACGCTTGACTCTCTTGAGCCTGAAATGCTTTACCCTGAGCAAGTTCAAGATAGTCTGGCAAGCTGTAGTCACAATGTCTGATGTTGATATGGTTGAAGAGGACTTTAGGCCGTCTACCTATGATGTTATGGCTGAGCAGGGCATTACTGAAAATGATGAAAATTCTGATGAGGAAACTATTTCCCGTTTCAACTTGGAATCGAAGTTATCAGACTGGGCTGTGGctctcagactgctgaaggcacagcctttttataccaGGTGTGGGTGATcaacaggattcagctcagctgtgctcctcagcagcctggaagagaggaggaggaggggcggtgtcaggcttgatcaccagagctgggtgatcttggctcactggccaggctggcagccgtaacaCGAACACACATGATCCACGCATTCATACTATTATAAGATGGTTTATAAagctaaatacacacacacacacacacacacacacaaacatgtaaaaGCAAAAAATGCTTAAACTATGTTGTTTCTTTGTGTCTGAAAGGCTTTTCAGCTCGCCTGCATGAAGTCCTGGTGAAACAGGAAATAATCCTGCAGCAGCACCGCGGCCTCACCAAAATGGTGAAggacctttttgtggctgtagctgCTCTTCAGGGCCTGACCACAGGGGGAAGTGTGGAGACCAGGCACCACGGCATCTTCCCCTTGGCAGATGTTCAGGCCCTGATGGCCCTGGAGAGGGAGCTTGGAATCAGTCCAACATTGGCCCATGAATTGgtgagt contains:
- the LOC129165399 gene encoding trace amine-associated receptor 1-like, with protein sequence MDPAFLINKSTESTSCLIVLNPSALRSFLYLFIGSMVSILTVSGNLLVTTSVIYFKQLHTPTNYLILSLAVADLLVGALISLFNMTLNVQLGSQSGDFFCKARRSLDISLMSSSILNMCCISVDRYFAICHPLTYKTKVTVTVVSLMILFSWTVSVLSGFGIIFGGLKNTVCDARCFLFRIPLSNVIGTAVSFYLPVIIMFIIYLRIFFVAQKQANSIQNLTCQSKKSGAIASKMERKATKTLAIVMGVFLFCWTPFFLSITVKQVTNAVPLILIETVVWLGRCNSMLNPFVYGCFYSWFRSAFKLIISGKIVNSNLKNAKLS